The proteins below come from a single Panicum hallii strain FIL2 chromosome 7, PHallii_v3.1, whole genome shotgun sequence genomic window:
- the LOC112900983 gene encoding uncharacterized protein LOC112900983 isoform X1, translated as MDVKTRVVVVVLRLPVRDASQSVLPAIVCQLLVLVGVGLNQTEPNQCVDFAIGIAFGVRFREFDARSSPASGITRRLRKISLLPTMRHHALFRQFIMLSLEVNLEGSQDRKKCMPMCYSKLTQILMEGYHFLNLVMEDDD; from the exons ATGGATGTCAAGAcccgcgtcgtcgtcgtcgtcctccgccTGCCGGTAAGAGACGCCTCTCAATCCGTTCTTCCTGCTATCGTTTGCCAGTTGTTGGTGCTGGTCGGGGTGGGCCTGAATCAGACGGAGCCCAACCAGTGTGTGGATTTTGCGATTGGGATTGCCTTCGGGGTGAGATTTAGGGAATTTGATGCGCGATCCTCGCCGGCATCAGGGATTACACGCCGCCTACGGAAGATCTCCCTCT TGCCCACCATGAGACACCATGCTTTATTCAGGCAGTTTATAATGCTCTCACTGGAGGTGAATTTGGAGGGCTCCCAAGACCGCAAGAAGTGCATGCCCAT GTGTTATAGCAAGCTCACACAAATCTTGATGGAGGGATACCACTTTTTAAATTTG
- the LOC112900983 gene encoding uncharacterized protein LOC112900983 isoform X2: MDVKTRVVVVVLRLPVRDASQSVLPAIVCQLLVLVGVGLNQTEPNQCVDFAIGIAFGVRFREFDARSSPASGITRRLRKISLLPTMRHHALFRQFIMLSLEVNLEGSQDRKKCMPIIELDS, encoded by the exons ATGGATGTCAAGAcccgcgtcgtcgtcgtcgtcctccgccTGCCGGTAAGAGACGCCTCTCAATCCGTTCTTCCTGCTATCGTTTGCCAGTTGTTGGTGCTGGTCGGGGTGGGCCTGAATCAGACGGAGCCCAACCAGTGTGTGGATTTTGCGATTGGGATTGCCTTCGGGGTGAGATTTAGGGAATTTGATGCGCGATCCTCGCCGGCATCAGGGATTACACGCCGCCTACGGAAGATCTCCCTCT TGCCCACCATGAGACACCATGCTTTATTCAGGCAGTTTATAATGCTCTCACTGGAGGTGAATTTGGAGGGCTCCCAAGACCGCAAGAAGTGCATGCCCAT TATAGAGTTGGATAGCTAG